From a single Coriobacteriaceae bacterium genomic region:
- a CDS encoding IS30 family transposase, which translates to MSGKKKRGSARAVPRAYGRLTRHERDTVQRMLERGASCREIARELGRSPSTVSAEVASHRFVTAPKPRRGERVDAGTDLSAACPRLAAWPRCCNGCGRYRAVGCKRRPHVFYEARAAQLCADSVLVSSRRGIDADEPAAAARLEAIRDCLRRGLSPEQMAARNGGPVDLSPSTIYRWVSAGYDGMTNMELRRKVGYRPRRRAAGRAATRHSARRSYAAFLALGEDACAAAWEMDTVEGAREDSACLLTLLHRPSRLQLALPLGGKTAGCVAAALEGVRAVLGADGARRVFRAVLTDNGAEFADEAAVAALLGEGPGETRLFYCDPGRSDQKGACERNHVEIRKLLPKGAGLRFDRLSPADMALAMSHVNSEPRGALGFSTPARAFRAMLGDDAAALLDAYGVEDVPLAELDLTPGLIERARAERGDAPLA; encoded by the coding sequence ATGTCCGGAAAGAAGAAAAGGGGCTCCGCGAGGGCGGTCCCGAGGGCCTACGGAAGGCTCACGAGGCACGAGCGGGACACAGTCCAGAGGATGCTGGAGCGCGGGGCCTCGTGCAGGGAGATCGCGAGGGAGCTGGGCAGGTCGCCCTCGACGGTGAGCGCCGAGGTGGCGTCGCACAGGTTCGTGACGGCGCCGAAGCCCAGGCGCGGCGAGCGCGTGGACGCCGGCACCGACCTGTCGGCGGCCTGCCCGCGCCTGGCGGCGTGGCCGCGCTGCTGCAACGGGTGCGGCCGCTACCGCGCGGTGGGCTGCAAGCGCCGCCCGCACGTCTTCTACGAGGCCCGGGCCGCGCAGCTGTGCGCCGACTCGGTGCTCGTCTCGTCCAGGCGCGGGATCGACGCCGACGAGCCCGCCGCGGCGGCGAGGCTGGAGGCCATCAGGGACTGCCTGCGCCGGGGGCTGTCGCCCGAGCAGATGGCGGCGCGCAACGGCGGGCCGGTGGACCTGTCTCCCTCGACCATCTACCGCTGGGTCTCGGCGGGCTACGACGGCATGACGAACATGGAGCTCAGGCGCAAGGTCGGCTACAGGCCGAGGAGGCGCGCCGCCGGGCGGGCGGCCACGCGCCACTCCGCCCGCAGGTCGTATGCCGCGTTCCTCGCCCTCGGGGAGGACGCGTGCGCCGCGGCCTGGGAGATGGACACCGTCGAGGGCGCCCGGGAGGACTCGGCCTGCCTGCTCACGCTACTGCACCGCCCCAGCAGGCTGCAGCTCGCGCTGCCGCTGGGCGGGAAGACCGCCGGGTGCGTCGCGGCCGCCCTGGAGGGCGTCCGGGCGGTCCTCGGCGCCGACGGGGCGCGCCGCGTGTTCCGCGCCGTGCTCACCGACAACGGCGCGGAGTTCGCCGACGAGGCCGCGGTCGCGGCCCTCCTCGGCGAGGGGCCCGGCGAGACGAGGCTGTTCTACTGCGACCCCGGGCGGAGCGACCAGAAGGGCGCCTGCGAGCGCAACCACGTCGAGATAAGGAAGCTGCTGCCCAAGGGCGCCGGCCTCAGGTTCGACCGGCTCTCCCCGGCCGACATGGCGCTCGCCATGTCGCACGTGAACTCCGAGCCCCGCGGCGCGCTCGGCTTCTCGACGCCCGCGCGCGCCTTCAGGGCGATGCTCGGGGACGATGCGGCGGCGCTGCTTGACGCCTACGGCGTGGAGGATGTGCCTCTGGCCGAGCTCGACCTGACGCCGGGACTCATCGAGAGGGCGCGCGCAGAGAGGGGCGATGCCCCGCTGGCCTAG
- a CDS encoding CCA tRNA nucleotidyltransferase: MCNVSLNGTQPSDASLRVLRALEAAGLEAWYVGGWVRDALMGYPSHDVDMCCSGLWQESKAALEAAGIAVVESGIKFGGITAISDGERIEVTTYRLDGFYTDGRHPQSVERAASLEDDLVRRDFTVNAMAWHPERGLVDRYDGQGDLERKLIRAVGDPKRRFNEDALRMLRAVRFACRLDFMIEPETKRALAECAPLLDAVARERVGIELEGILSTGHGGDAMLRYPELICAAVPELAAGRGFDQRSVYHAFNVYVHIARVLTVAGELALCDGVAPSSSLMWAAFLHDVSKPECFTVDHAGSGHFYGHPELGAKKARVIMDRLALSHDLVRDVCLLIKYHDKPLRPERSCLLNMMRALSGEGVDTARLIDELMDLKRADTLGKAPSCFYYVETIEEMRAMAHELLKAGEPYTLKMLSINGGDLIRAGVKPGPELGQLLNSALDAVIEDNIPNDREALLVHLNLN, encoded by the coding sequence ATGTGCAATGTTTCGCTCAACGGTACTCAACCGTCCGATGCGTCCCTGCGCGTCCTGCGCGCGCTTGAGGCGGCTGGTCTTGAGGCTTGGTACGTGGGCGGTTGGGTGCGCGACGCCCTGATGGGGTACCCCAGCCACGATGTTGATATGTGCTGTAGCGGCCTGTGGCAGGAGTCCAAAGCGGCGCTCGAGGCCGCCGGCATCGCGGTTGTGGAGTCGGGCATTAAATTTGGCGGAATCACGGCTATTTCCGATGGCGAGCGTATCGAGGTCACCACGTACCGTCTGGATGGCTTTTACACCGATGGTCGTCATCCCCAGAGTGTGGAGCGTGCCGCCTCGCTCGAGGACGATCTGGTGCGCCGCGACTTTACCGTCAATGCCATGGCCTGGCATCCCGAGCGCGGGCTTGTCGACCGCTACGACGGCCAGGGTGACTTGGAGCGCAAGCTGATTCGCGCTGTCGGCGATCCCAAGCGTCGCTTTAACGAGGACGCCCTGCGCATGCTGCGTGCGGTGCGCTTTGCCTGCCGTCTGGACTTTATGATTGAGCCCGAGACCAAGCGTGCGCTTGCCGAGTGCGCGCCGCTGCTCGATGCCGTGGCGCGTGAGCGTGTGGGTATTGAGCTCGAGGGCATTCTTTCGACCGGTCATGGGGGAGACGCGATGCTCCGCTATCCCGAGCTCATCTGCGCCGCCGTGCCCGAGTTGGCAGCGGGTCGCGGGTTTGATCAGCGCAGTGTCTATCATGCGTTTAACGTCTACGTGCATATTGCCCGTGTGCTGACGGTGGCGGGGGAGCTCGCGCTGTGTGACGGCGTCGCGCCCTCGTCGAGCCTTATGTGGGCGGCGTTTTTGCACGATGTGTCCAAGCCCGAGTGCTTCACGGTCGACCATGCCGGTAGCGGACACTTCTACGGTCATCCCGAGCTCGGCGCCAAGAAGGCGCGCGTCATTATGGATCGCCTGGCGCTCTCGCACGACTTGGTGCGCGACGTGTGCCTGCTCATCAAATACCATGACAAGCCGCTGCGCCCCGAGCGCTCCTGTCTGCTCAATATGATGCGCGCGCTTTCGGGTGAGGGCGTCGACACGGCCCGCCTGATTGACGAGCTCATGGACCTTAAGCGTGCCGACACACTTGGCAAGGCCCCGTCGTGCTTCTATTACGTTGAGACGATTGAGGAGATGCGCGCGATGGCGCACGAGCTGCTGAAGGCAGGGGAGCCCTATACGCTCAAGATGCTCTCCATCAACGGCGGCGACCTGATCCGTGCCGGAGTCAAGCCCGGGCCGGAACTGGGTCAGCTTCTCAACTCCGCCCTCGACGCCGTGATCGAAGACAACATTCCCAACGATCGCGAAGCTCTTTTGGTCCATCTCAACTTGAATTAG
- a CDS encoding 1-phosphofructokinase, which yields MIYTLTANPAIDYNIACDGLAANTVTRTRNAVYTPNGKGLNVSFTLDHYGVDTTILGFFAGFSGEFIVKGAEALGVPVKPVWTDGITRVNVFLNAGPDTEYNMVNAGAAINEANEQEMFELIDSLDDMTCLVISGSLPPNTSEGFLAEVLRRVKAKGAEFVLDISSHQLADLIALEPLLIKPNDDELLDIFGIKVSGGGDESVKGAMAELHAKGAKNVLLTLGGAGAYFSNGEHIWFANRTFDVKLLSTVCAGDSSLAAFLSVWHDAPERVEDALRLSMATGANVVECPGLGDFAKVDEYKKHIEVRQVC from the coding sequence ATGATATACACGCTCACTGCAAATCCCGCCATTGACTACAACATCGCCTGCGACGGTCTTGCTGCCAACACCGTCACGCGTACCCGCAATGCCGTCTACACGCCCAACGGCAAGGGCCTCAACGTCTCGTTTACGCTTGACCACTATGGTGTCGACACCACGATCCTGGGTTTCTTCGCCGGCTTCTCGGGTGAGTTTATCGTTAAGGGCGCCGAGGCCCTGGGCGTGCCCGTCAAGCCCGTGTGGACCGACGGTATTACGCGCGTCAATGTGTTCCTCAACGCCGGTCCCGACACCGAGTACAACATGGTCAATGCCGGTGCCGCCATCAATGAGGCCAACGAGCAGGAGATGTTTGAACTTATCGATTCGCTCGATGACATGACCTGCCTGGTCATCAGCGGCTCGCTGCCTCCCAACACTTCCGAGGGCTTCTTGGCCGAGGTCCTGCGTCGCGTGAAGGCAAAGGGCGCCGAGTTCGTGCTCGATATCTCGAGCCATCAGCTGGCAGACCTCATTGCTCTGGAGCCACTGCTGATCAAGCCCAATGACGACGAGCTGCTTGACATCTTTGGCATCAAGGTGAGCGGTGGTGGCGACGAGTCCGTCAAGGGCGCTATGGCCGAGCTGCACGCCAAGGGCGCCAAGAACGTGCTGCTGACCCTTGGTGGCGCCGGTGCGTACTTCTCCAACGGCGAGCATATCTGGTTTGCCAACCGCACCTTCGACGTCAAGCTGCTGTCGACTGTGTGCGCCGGCGATTCCTCGCTCGCTGCCTTCCTGTCCGTGTGGCACGACGCCCCCGAGCGCGTCGAGGACGCCCTGCGCCTTTCGATGGCCACTGGCGCCAACGTGGTCGAGTGCCCCGGTCTGGGTGATTTTGCCAAGGTGGACGAATATAAGAAGCACATCGAGGTTCGCCAGGTCTGCTAG
- a CDS encoding 1-phosphofructokinase family hexose kinase yields MFYTLTANPAVDMTVSSSPLEPDENVRTGSASYTANGKGLDVSFAFKKMGVDTVALGFFAGFTGKFIVEEVMNLGCLCRPVWTDGITRINTYVNDGQHEYGILNPGAPITPQHQEELYNILDTAGDLECLIVSGSVPPKATPDFLAQVMEHAQARGADVVLDLSSDKLKELAHKKPLLIKPNHHEMKAIFGVPVDTDDEVRVAMKMAHDAGVQNVLLTRGSRGDAYFSNGEDIWYAKREFNIKLVSSVCAGDCTLAAFLHKWYRDRDNVEEAMKLAMATGANVAESVGIGDFGHVDEYSKRVAVRKLDRQ; encoded by the coding sequence ATGTTCTACACGCTAACCGCTAACCCGGCTGTCGACATGACGGTTTCGAGCTCTCCGCTCGAGCCCGATGAGAACGTCCGCACCGGCTCGGCCAGCTACACGGCTAACGGCAAGGGCCTTGACGTGTCCTTCGCCTTTAAGAAGATGGGCGTTGACACCGTCGCACTCGGCTTCTTTGCTGGCTTCACGGGCAAGTTCATCGTTGAGGAGGTCATGAACCTGGGTTGCCTCTGCCGCCCGGTCTGGACCGACGGTATCACGCGCATTAACACCTACGTCAACGATGGCCAGCACGAGTACGGCATCCTGAACCCGGGTGCTCCGATCACGCCGCAGCACCAGGAGGAGCTCTACAACATCCTGGACACCGCGGGCGATCTTGAGTGCCTGATCGTCTCCGGCTCCGTGCCTCCCAAAGCTACGCCCGACTTCCTGGCTCAGGTCATGGAGCACGCTCAGGCTCGTGGCGCCGACGTCGTCCTGGACCTGTCCTCCGACAAGCTCAAGGAGCTCGCTCACAAGAAGCCGCTTCTCATCAAGCCGAACCATCACGAGATGAAGGCCATCTTCGGCGTGCCGGTCGACACCGACGACGAGGTTCGTGTCGCCATGAAGATGGCTCACGACGCTGGCGTTCAGAACGTGCTGCTCACCCGTGGTAGCCGCGGCGACGCTTACTTCTCCAACGGCGAGGACATCTGGTACGCCAAGCGTGAGTTCAACATCAAGCTGGTCTCTTCCGTCTGCGCCGGCGACTGCACCCTCGCTGCGTTCCTGCACAAGTGGTACAGGGATCGCGACAACGTCGAGGAGGCCATGAAGCTCGCTATGGCCACCGGCGCCAACGTTGCCGAGTCCGTCGGCATTGGCGACTTTGGTCACGTTGACGAGTACAGCAAGCGCGTTGCTGTCCGCAAGCTCGATCGTCAGTAA
- the ptsP gene encoding phosphoenolpyruvate--protein phosphotransferase, whose product MYQGVNASEGIGIGTVMVAVDPDLTFEPHEVADSAAEKERYQSALSVFCEKTQAQADHMKETVGEAEAEIMSGHIVLAQDPGMTDAINAAIDGGTCAEQALMDTSTMFENMFLSMDDEMFRLRAADIADIRTGILAELLGKEVVDLSVLPENTVVVVHDLTPSMTATIDKAHVAGIVTETGGRTSHSAIIARALEIPAVLSVSNSCTALRNGMTVVVDGGKGIVEADPDEETLAAYTAKAEAFAAEKAALEAFRGKPSVTADGIKKIIACNIGNPDDVPNALDHDAEAIGLFRSEFLFMDSAELPSEEEQFNAYRKVASALKGAPVIIRTLDVGGDKEIPYLHMVKEDNPFMGFRAVRYCLANPDQYKVQLRALLRASAFGDVKIMIPLVTCVEEVLAVKELVEQCKAELTEEGRKFNENIEVGIMVETPAASLLADRLAEVADFFSIGTNDLIGYTMCADRGNDTISNLYQVYYPAVLRSLKNIIESGVKAGIMVGMCGEAAADPLLEPLLISWGLEEFSMSAPSILRARKTISQWTKAECDELAEKALACNTAAEVKALLESAAR is encoded by the coding sequence ATGTATCAGGGAGTCAACGCTTCCGAGGGCATCGGTATCGGCACCGTCATGGTCGCCGTCGATCCCGACTTGACGTTTGAGCCGCACGAGGTTGCCGATTCGGCAGCAGAGAAGGAGCGCTATCAGTCCGCTCTTTCGGTCTTCTGCGAGAAGACCCAGGCTCAGGCCGACCACATGAAGGAGACGGTGGGCGAGGCCGAGGCCGAGATCATGAGCGGACACATTGTCCTGGCTCAGGACCCGGGCATGACCGACGCCATCAACGCCGCCATTGACGGCGGTACCTGCGCCGAGCAGGCGCTCATGGACACCTCGACCATGTTCGAGAACATGTTCCTGTCCATGGACGACGAGATGTTTCGTCTGCGCGCGGCCGACATCGCCGACATCCGCACCGGTATTCTGGCCGAGCTGCTGGGCAAGGAGGTCGTCGACCTCTCCGTCCTGCCCGAGAATACTGTCGTTGTCGTTCACGACCTCACGCCGTCCATGACCGCCACGATCGATAAGGCCCACGTTGCCGGTATCGTCACCGAGACCGGTGGTCGCACGTCGCACTCCGCGATTATTGCGCGCGCCCTCGAGATCCCGGCTGTCCTTTCGGTTTCCAATAGCTGCACCGCGCTGCGCAACGGTATGACCGTTGTCGTCGACGGTGGCAAGGGTATCGTTGAGGCCGATCCCGACGAGGAGACGCTCGCCGCATACACCGCCAAGGCCGAGGCCTTCGCTGCCGAGAAGGCAGCCCTCGAGGCCTTCCGCGGCAAGCCGTCCGTGACTGCCGATGGCATCAAGAAGATCATCGCCTGCAACATCGGTAACCCCGATGACGTGCCCAACGCGCTCGATCACGACGCCGAGGCCATCGGTCTGTTCCGCTCCGAGTTCCTGTTCATGGACTCTGCTGAGCTTCCTTCCGAGGAGGAGCAGTTCAACGCCTACCGTAAGGTCGCCAGCGCGCTCAAGGGTGCTCCGGTCATCATCCGCACGCTCGATGTTGGCGGCGACAAGGAGATTCCGTATCTGCACATGGTCAAGGAAGATAACCCCTTCATGGGCTTCCGCGCCGTGCGTTACTGCCTGGCCAATCCCGACCAGTACAAGGTCCAGCTCCGCGCTCTGCTGCGCGCTAGCGCCTTCGGTGACGTCAAGATCATGATCCCGCTCGTCACCTGCGTCGAGGAGGTCTTGGCTGTCAAGGAGCTCGTCGAGCAGTGCAAGGCCGAGCTGACCGAAGAGGGTCGCAAGTTCAACGAGAACATCGAGGTCGGCATCATGGTCGAGACGCCCGCCGCTTCGCTGCTCGCAGACCGTCTTGCCGAGGTCGCCGACTTCTTCTCCATCGGAACCAACGACCTGATCGGTTACACCATGTGCGCCGACCGTGGTAACGACACCATCTCCAACCTGTACCAGGTTTACTATCCCGCCGTGCTCCGCTCGCTCAAGAACATCATCGAGAGCGGCGTGAAGGCCGGCATCATGGTCGGTATGTGCGGCGAAGCCGCTGCCGATCCGCTGCTCGAGCCGCTGCTGATCAGCTGGGGCCTGGAGGAGTTCTCGATGAGCGCTCCTTCTATCCTGCGCGCCCGCAAGACCATCAGCCAGTGGACCAAGGCCGAGTGCGACGAGCTCGCCGAGAAGGCGCTCGCCTGCAACACCGCAGCCGAGGTCAAGGCACTGCTCGAGTCCGCAGCTCGCTAA
- a CDS encoding HPr family phosphocarrier protein, whose translation MVSEKATLVNPQGLHMRPAGLFASTMGKYACDVTVVTPEKEVNGKSPMALMAAGIPCGTEVEVKCDGADEAEALAAAIELIKSGLGE comes from the coding sequence ATGGTTTCTGAGAAGGCTACCCTCGTTAATCCTCAGGGTCTGCACATGCGTCCGGCTGGTCTGTTCGCCTCCACCATGGGCAAGTACGCCTGTGACGTGACGGTCGTTACCCCCGAGAAGGAGGTCAACGGCAAGTCCCCGATGGCCCTCATGGCTGCTGGTATCCCCTGCGGCACTGAGGTCGAGGTCAAGTGCGACGGCGCTGACGAGGCCGAGGCTCTGGCTGCTGCCATTGAGCTCATCAAGAGCGGTCTTGGCGAGTAG
- a CDS encoding fructose-specific PTS transporter subunit EIIC — protein sequence MAKFDIIAATGCPTGIAHTFMAKEALEKAAAERGLTIKVETHGQVGVENELTKSEIAGAKAVVVAADKDVQAERFAGKPMVSVGVSKALSVEAAGKLIDRALAAKGDDTVAAAADVEDEVEEKESIGHVIYKHLMNGVSHMLVFVVAGGVLTAISFLWGITSFDSTAADYNSFAAMLKIIGGIAMNLMVPVLSAYIAESIGKRPALVPGFVAGMIAIQGLPVNADTGMIDAGGAGVGFGFLGGIVGGFLAGYVILLLEKVFSKIPASLNGLKAIFLYPLCSTAIVGLVMLGISGPMAAINQGMMDFLQSLGNSGPVILGLAIGCMCAFDMGGPVNKAAYATGTFLLGTALEAGVGTETYNFGTNFMAAVSAACIVPPLITTFAVVVGKKYFSQEDHDAGIVNLILGCTHITEGAIPFMTKNIWPVMPIMMLGSSIASILTIFFNVHDPAPHGGFLVLPVVENGPLWVLAILIGAVVGGILFVAFKKYDFEKNQKPAPATKPVEAPKAAAVEAPKAEAADFVKVENVFVAEDFASRDEALSFVSNQAVKAGIASDADAVMNAFLAREAEGTTGMMEGFAIPHAKSDAITEAAVIVVKDESGVTGWDTMDGAPVNVAIALLIPGAQAGTTHLKILSKVAEALMDEDFRATVKGSTDAAEIAKTINARLV from the coding sequence ATGGCTAAGTTTGACATCATCGCCGCGACCGGTTGCCCGACCGGCATTGCGCACACCTTCATGGCGAAGGAGGCGCTGGAGAAGGCAGCTGCCGAGCGCGGTCTGACCATTAAGGTCGAGACTCATGGCCAGGTCGGTGTCGAGAACGAGCTCACCAAGAGCGAGATCGCCGGTGCCAAGGCCGTCGTCGTCGCAGCCGATAAGGATGTCCAGGCTGAGCGTTTCGCCGGTAAGCCCATGGTTTCCGTTGGTGTTTCCAAGGCCCTGTCTGTCGAGGCTGCTGGTAAGCTGATCGACCGCGCGCTCGCCGCCAAGGGCGACGACACGGTTGCCGCTGCCGCCGATGTCGAGGACGAGGTCGAGGAGAAGGAGTCCATCGGCCACGTCATCTACAAGCACCTCATGAACGGCGTCAGCCACATGCTGGTCTTCGTCGTTGCCGGTGGTGTTCTGACCGCCATTTCGTTCCTGTGGGGCATCACGTCCTTTGATTCGACGGCTGCCGACTACAACAGCTTTGCCGCGATGCTCAAGATTATCGGCGGTATCGCCATGAACCTCATGGTTCCGGTGCTCTCCGCTTACATCGCCGAGTCCATCGGCAAGCGCCCGGCGCTCGTCCCCGGTTTCGTCGCCGGTATGATTGCCATCCAGGGCTTGCCTGTTAACGCCGATACCGGCATGATCGACGCCGGTGGCGCAGGTGTGGGCTTTGGCTTCCTAGGCGGCATCGTCGGCGGCTTCCTCGCTGGCTATGTCATCCTGCTGCTCGAGAAGGTTTTCTCTAAAATTCCTGCGAGCCTTAATGGCCTGAAGGCAATCTTCCTGTATCCGCTGTGCTCTACCGCCATCGTCGGTCTGGTCATGCTTGGTATTTCCGGCCCCATGGCTGCCATTAACCAGGGCATGATGGATTTCCTGCAGAGCCTCGGTAACTCCGGTCCGGTGATCCTTGGCCTGGCCATCGGCTGCATGTGCGCCTTTGATATGGGCGGCCCGGTCAACAAGGCTGCTTACGCTACTGGCACCTTCCTGCTCGGTACCGCTCTCGAAGCTGGCGTCGGCACCGAGACCTACAACTTCGGCACCAACTTCATGGCTGCCGTCTCCGCCGCTTGCATCGTTCCGCCGCTGATCACCACCTTCGCCGTCGTTGTCGGCAAGAAGTACTTCAGCCAGGAGGATCATGACGCCGGTATCGTCAACCTCATCCTTGGTTGCACCCACATCACCGAGGGCGCCATTCCGTTCATGACCAAGAACATCTGGCCCGTTATGCCCATCATGATGCTCGGTTCTTCCATCGCTTCCATCTTGACCATCTTCTTCAACGTTCACGATCCGGCGCCTCACGGCGGCTTCCTGGTCCTGCCCGTTGTCGAGAACGGTCCGCTGTGGGTCCTCGCGATCCTCATCGGCGCCGTGGTCGGTGGCATCCTGTTCGTGGCTTTCAAGAAGTACGACTTCGAGAAGAACCAGAAGCCCGCTCCTGCAACCAAGCCGGTTGAGGCCCCCAAGGCCGCTGCCGTCGAGGCCCCCAAGGCCGAGGCTGCTGACTTCGTGAAGGTCGAGAACGTCTTTGTCGCCGAGGACTTCGCTTCTCGTGACGAGGCTCTGAGCTTCGTTTCCAACCAGGCTGTCAAGGCCGGTATCGCCAGCGACGCCGACGCCGTGATGAACGCCTTCCTGGCCCGCGAGGCCGAGGGCACCACGGGCATGATGGAGGGCTTCGCCATCCCGCATGCCAAGTCCGACGCCATTACCGAGGCTGCCGTCATCGTCGTCAAGGACGAGTCCGGCGTGACCGGTTGGGACACCATGGACGGCGCTCCCGTCAACGTTGCCATCGCCCTGCTCATCCCGGGCGCTCAGGCTGGAACCACGCACCTCAAGATCCTGTCCAAGGTCGCCGAGGCGCTTATGGACGAGGACTTCCGTGCCACCGTCAAGGGTTCCACCGACGCCGCCGAGATCGCCAAGACGATCAACGCCCGCCTGGTCTAA
- a CDS encoding MurR/RpiR family transcriptional regulator, with protein sequence MTDSSKSALSLISTHQGYSESEQRIVDYILEHQSEAPRLTAAQLSRAAATSEATVSRFCRKLGFGSFRSFQFSLARDLESQRNEGLTDEVSLDNMEQSLKNILAAKVSELNATIDGIDHDTLAAVVHALKNAGVIEFAAVGNTNAVALDATFKFSQLGLRCMASTISETSIGFALTLRPGDVIVLISNSGKSRRLNRMAKAARDCGATVVVISSDSKSPLARLADYTFNTVNHEALLTTGDFAFSKMSATMIIEVIYNFLLPEIEDAREHISYYEELIQPDKVVE encoded by the coding sequence ATGACCGATAGTAGCAAAAGCGCACTTTCCCTCATTAGTACCCACCAGGGATACAGCGAGTCCGAGCAGCGCATTGTCGACTATATATTGGAGCACCAGTCCGAGGCGCCACGCCTCACGGCGGCTCAGCTCTCGCGCGCTGCCGCCACGTCCGAGGCGACCGTTTCGCGTTTCTGCCGCAAGCTGGGCTTTGGCAGCTTCCGCAGCTTTCAGTTTTCGTTGGCGCGCGACTTAGAGAGTCAGCGCAACGAGGGCCTGACCGACGAGGTCTCGCTCGACAACATGGAGCAGAGCCTTAAAAATATCCTCGCCGCCAAGGTGAGTGAGCTTAATGCGACCATCGACGGCATTGATCACGACACGTTGGCCGCAGTTGTACACGCGCTTAAGAATGCCGGCGTTATTGAGTTTGCGGCCGTAGGCAACACCAACGCCGTCGCGCTCGACGCGACGTTCAAGTTCTCGCAGCTGGGCCTTCGTTGCATGGCAAGCACCATCAGCGAGACCTCGATTGGTTTTGCGCTCACGCTGCGCCCCGGTGACGTTATCGTGCTGATCTCAAACTCCGGCAAGTCGCGCCGTCTGAATCGCATGGCAAAAGCGGCTCGCGACTGCGGCGCAACCGTAGTCGTCATCAGCAGCGACAGCAAATCCCCGCTCGCGCGCCTGGCAGACTACACCTTTAATACCGTCAACCACGAAGCACTACTGACAACGGGCGACTTCGCGTTCTCCAAGATGAGCGCCACGATGATCATCGAGGTCATCTACAACTTCCTGCTGCCCGAAATCGAAGACGCACGCGAGCATATCAGCTACTACGAAGAGCTCATCCAGCCGGATAAGGTTGTGGAGTAA